In Acinonyx jubatus isolate Ajub_Pintada_27869175 chromosome A3, VMU_Ajub_asm_v1.0, whole genome shotgun sequence, a genomic segment contains:
- the CLEC4F gene encoding C-type lectin domain family 4 member F isoform X3, which produces MNCDKVHFFTDNQSVSLQPRGLDSAAGAPAAPRRPRLVQTTLTVMAVTVASLLVVLFVMVLQKPRLPLEPYASFQEFSAMIAGEDNTTSQLPVEPYNSHHSGRVAEWQETIQMFKSHVENSSTWSMEMQTLTCRVDNVSSQIQVLGGHLENASADIQMVKGVLQVANTLTFQTQMLRSSMEGASAEIRKLKGDLEKANTLNSQTYSFLKSSLENASIDLHMLNGGLENANTEIQILKAGLEMANAQAQLANSSLKNANAQIHVLRGQLDSVHDLRAQNQVLRSSLEGANAEIQRVKGSLQNANALNSQTQTFLKGHLDNASSEIQLLRDHFKRARDEIHLLKRDLETVTAQTQEASHHLEQTDAQIQLLKTELENANALDSKIQVLNGYLKNASREIQTLKQGMKAASALDSKTQMLESNLQKASAEIQRLKGDLQDTKTLTTRIQEEQSRLETLRAAFGSQEQLQRTQNQLLQLILQGWNAYSGSLYYFSHVKKSWHEAEQFCVSQGAHLASVTSEEEQEFLVKFTSTSYHWIGLTDKEGLWRWVDGTPFNAFRSRVQCHGGS; this is translated from the exons ATGAATTGTGACAAGGTCCACTTTTTCACAGACAACCAGAGTGTCTCCCTGCAGCCCcgag GGCTGGACTCTGCGGCAGGGGCTCCTGCAGCCCCCAGGAGGCCAAGGCTTGTTCAGACCACCCTGACGGTTATGGCTGTGACTGTTGCCTCCTTGCTGGTGGTTCTCTTTGTTATGG TTCTACAGAAGCCAAGACTTCCTTTGGAGCCATATGCCTCTTTCCAAGAGTTTTCCGCCATGATTGCCGGAGAGGACAACACGACCAGCCAGTTACCTGTGGAACCCTACA ATTCCCACCACTCTGGCAGGGTGGCAGAGTGGCAAGAGACTATCCAGATGTTTAAAAGCCACGTGGAGAATTCCAGCACCTGGAGCATGGAGATGCAGACGTTGACTTGTAGAGTGGACAATGTCAGTTCTCAGATCCAGGTGCTCGGTGGTCATCTGGAAAATGCCAGTGCTGACATCCAGATGGTAAAAGGAGTTCTACAGGTTGCCAATACCTTGACTTTCCAGACCCAGATGTTAAGGAGTTCCATGGAAGGTGCCAGTGCTGAGATCCGGAAGCTAAAAGGagatctggaaaaggcaaacactTTAAATTCCCAGACctacagtttcttaaaaagcagTTTAGAAAATGCCAGCATTGATCTCCACATGTTGAATGGAGGCTTAGAAAATGCCAACACTGAAATTCAGATATTGAAGGCAGGGTTGGAAATGGCAAATGCCCAGGCCCAGCTGGCAAACAGTAGCTTAAAGAATGCTAATGCTCAGATCCATGTTTTGAGAGGCCAATTGGATAGTGTCCATGATTTAAGGGCCCAAAATCAGGTTTTAAGAAGCAGTTTGGAAGGAGCCAATGCTGAGATCCAGAGGGTAAAGGGAAGCCTGCAAAATGCAAATGCTTTAAACTCCCAGACCCAGACTTTTCTGAAAGGCCATTTAGACAATGCCAGCTCTGAAATCCAGTTATTAAGAGATCATTTCAAAAGGGCACGTGATGAGATTCACTTGTTAAAAAGAGATTTAGAGACTGTCACTGCCCAGACCCAAGAAGCAAGCCACCATCTGGAGCAGACAGATGCTCAGATCCAGTTACTAAAAACAGAGCTAGAAAATGCCAATGCCTTAGATTCCAAGATTCAGGTGTTAAATGGTTATTTGAAAAATGCCAGCAGAGAGATACAGACCCTAAAACAAGGAATGAAGGCTGCTTCAGCCTTAGATTCCAAGACCCAGATGTTAGAGAGCAATCTGCAGAAGGCCAGTGCTGAGATCCAGAGGTTAAAAGGGGATCTACAGGACACCAAAACACTAACTACGAGAATCCAGGAGGAGCAGAGTCGCCTGGAGACACTCCGTGCGGCCTTTGGTTCCCAGGAGCAGCTACAGAGGACACAAA ATCAACTTCTTCAGCTGATCCTGCAAGGCTGGAATGCCTACAGCGGGAGCTTGTATTACTTTTCTCACGTCAAGAAGTCTTGGCATGAGGCTGAGCAGTTCTGTGTGTCCCAGGGAGCCCACCTGGCCTCAGTGACTTCTGAGGAGGAGCAG GAATTTCTGGTAAAGTTCACGAGTACCTCTTACCACTGGATTGGCCTCACTGACAAGGAGGGCCTCTGGCGCTGGGTGGACGGGACACCATTCAATGCTTTCCGGAGCAGAGT GCAGTGTCATGGAGGGAGCTGA
- the CLEC4F gene encoding C-type lectin domain family 4 member F isoform X1, producing the protein MNCDKVHFFTDNQSVSLQPRGLDSAAGAPAAPRRPRLVQTTLTVMAVTVASLLVVLFVMVLQKPRLPLEPYASFQEFSAMIAGEDNTTSQLPVEPYNSHHSGRVAEWQETIQMFKSHVENSSTWSMEMQTLTCRVDNVSSQIQVLGGHLENASADIQMVKGVLQVANTLTFQTQMLRSSMEGASAEIRKLKGDLEKANTLNSQTYSFLKSSLENASIDLHMLNGGLENANTEIQILKAGLEMANAQAQLANSSLKNANAQIHVLRGQLDSVHDLRAQNQVLRSSLEGANAEIQRVKGSLQNANALNSQTQTFLKGHLDNASSEIQLLRDHFKRARDEIHLLKRDLETVTAQTQEASHHLEQTDAQIQLLKTELENANALDSKIQVLNGYLKNASREIQTLKQGMKAASALDSKTQMLESNLQKASAEIQRLKGDLQDTKTLTTRIQEEQSRLETLRAAFGSQEQLQRTQNQLLQLILQGWNAYSGSLYYFSHVKKSWHEAEQFCVSQGAHLASVTSEEEQEFLVKFTSTSYHWIGLTDKEGLWRWVDGTPFNAFRSRVFWGTNQPDNWRHQDGQTEDCVHIEQKWNDMHCDTPYHWVCKKPINQHVA; encoded by the exons ATGAATTGTGACAAGGTCCACTTTTTCACAGACAACCAGAGTGTCTCCCTGCAGCCCcgag GGCTGGACTCTGCGGCAGGGGCTCCTGCAGCCCCCAGGAGGCCAAGGCTTGTTCAGACCACCCTGACGGTTATGGCTGTGACTGTTGCCTCCTTGCTGGTGGTTCTCTTTGTTATGG TTCTACAGAAGCCAAGACTTCCTTTGGAGCCATATGCCTCTTTCCAAGAGTTTTCCGCCATGATTGCCGGAGAGGACAACACGACCAGCCAGTTACCTGTGGAACCCTACA ATTCCCACCACTCTGGCAGGGTGGCAGAGTGGCAAGAGACTATCCAGATGTTTAAAAGCCACGTGGAGAATTCCAGCACCTGGAGCATGGAGATGCAGACGTTGACTTGTAGAGTGGACAATGTCAGTTCTCAGATCCAGGTGCTCGGTGGTCATCTGGAAAATGCCAGTGCTGACATCCAGATGGTAAAAGGAGTTCTACAGGTTGCCAATACCTTGACTTTCCAGACCCAGATGTTAAGGAGTTCCATGGAAGGTGCCAGTGCTGAGATCCGGAAGCTAAAAGGagatctggaaaaggcaaacactTTAAATTCCCAGACctacagtttcttaaaaagcagTTTAGAAAATGCCAGCATTGATCTCCACATGTTGAATGGAGGCTTAGAAAATGCCAACACTGAAATTCAGATATTGAAGGCAGGGTTGGAAATGGCAAATGCCCAGGCCCAGCTGGCAAACAGTAGCTTAAAGAATGCTAATGCTCAGATCCATGTTTTGAGAGGCCAATTGGATAGTGTCCATGATTTAAGGGCCCAAAATCAGGTTTTAAGAAGCAGTTTGGAAGGAGCCAATGCTGAGATCCAGAGGGTAAAGGGAAGCCTGCAAAATGCAAATGCTTTAAACTCCCAGACCCAGACTTTTCTGAAAGGCCATTTAGACAATGCCAGCTCTGAAATCCAGTTATTAAGAGATCATTTCAAAAGGGCACGTGATGAGATTCACTTGTTAAAAAGAGATTTAGAGACTGTCACTGCCCAGACCCAAGAAGCAAGCCACCATCTGGAGCAGACAGATGCTCAGATCCAGTTACTAAAAACAGAGCTAGAAAATGCCAATGCCTTAGATTCCAAGATTCAGGTGTTAAATGGTTATTTGAAAAATGCCAGCAGAGAGATACAGACCCTAAAACAAGGAATGAAGGCTGCTTCAGCCTTAGATTCCAAGACCCAGATGTTAGAGAGCAATCTGCAGAAGGCCAGTGCTGAGATCCAGAGGTTAAAAGGGGATCTACAGGACACCAAAACACTAACTACGAGAATCCAGGAGGAGCAGAGTCGCCTGGAGACACTCCGTGCGGCCTTTGGTTCCCAGGAGCAGCTACAGAGGACACAAA ATCAACTTCTTCAGCTGATCCTGCAAGGCTGGAATGCCTACAGCGGGAGCTTGTATTACTTTTCTCACGTCAAGAAGTCTTGGCATGAGGCTGAGCAGTTCTGTGTGTCCCAGGGAGCCCACCTGGCCTCAGTGACTTCTGAGGAGGAGCAG GAATTTCTGGTAAAGTTCACGAGTACCTCTTACCACTGGATTGGCCTCACTGACAAGGAGGGCCTCTGGCGCTGGGTGGACGGGACACCATTCAATGCTTTCCGGAGCAGAGT gttttggggCACAAATCAGCCAGACAACTGGCGGCACCAGGATGGGCAGACAGAAGACTGTGTCCATATTGAGCAGAAGTGGAATGACATGCACTGTGACACCCCCTATCACTGGGTCTGTAAGAAGCCCATCAACCAGCATGTGGCCTGA
- the CLEC4F gene encoding C-type lectin domain family 4 member F isoform X2 translates to MNCDKVHFFTDNQSVSLQPRVLQKPRLPLEPYASFQEFSAMIAGEDNTTSQLPVEPYNSHHSGRVAEWQETIQMFKSHVENSSTWSMEMQTLTCRVDNVSSQIQVLGGHLENASADIQMVKGVLQVANTLTFQTQMLRSSMEGASAEIRKLKGDLEKANTLNSQTYSFLKSSLENASIDLHMLNGGLENANTEIQILKAGLEMANAQAQLANSSLKNANAQIHVLRGQLDSVHDLRAQNQVLRSSLEGANAEIQRVKGSLQNANALNSQTQTFLKGHLDNASSEIQLLRDHFKRARDEIHLLKRDLETVTAQTQEASHHLEQTDAQIQLLKTELENANALDSKIQVLNGYLKNASREIQTLKQGMKAASALDSKTQMLESNLQKASAEIQRLKGDLQDTKTLTTRIQEEQSRLETLRAAFGSQEQLQRTQNQLLQLILQGWNAYSGSLYYFSHVKKSWHEAEQFCVSQGAHLASVTSEEEQEFLVKFTSTSYHWIGLTDKEGLWRWVDGTPFNAFRSRVFWGTNQPDNWRHQDGQTEDCVHIEQKWNDMHCDTPYHWVCKKPINQHVA, encoded by the exons ATGAATTGTGACAAGGTCCACTTTTTCACAGACAACCAGAGTGTCTCCCTGCAGCCCcgag TTCTACAGAAGCCAAGACTTCCTTTGGAGCCATATGCCTCTTTCCAAGAGTTTTCCGCCATGATTGCCGGAGAGGACAACACGACCAGCCAGTTACCTGTGGAACCCTACA ATTCCCACCACTCTGGCAGGGTGGCAGAGTGGCAAGAGACTATCCAGATGTTTAAAAGCCACGTGGAGAATTCCAGCACCTGGAGCATGGAGATGCAGACGTTGACTTGTAGAGTGGACAATGTCAGTTCTCAGATCCAGGTGCTCGGTGGTCATCTGGAAAATGCCAGTGCTGACATCCAGATGGTAAAAGGAGTTCTACAGGTTGCCAATACCTTGACTTTCCAGACCCAGATGTTAAGGAGTTCCATGGAAGGTGCCAGTGCTGAGATCCGGAAGCTAAAAGGagatctggaaaaggcaaacactTTAAATTCCCAGACctacagtttcttaaaaagcagTTTAGAAAATGCCAGCATTGATCTCCACATGTTGAATGGAGGCTTAGAAAATGCCAACACTGAAATTCAGATATTGAAGGCAGGGTTGGAAATGGCAAATGCCCAGGCCCAGCTGGCAAACAGTAGCTTAAAGAATGCTAATGCTCAGATCCATGTTTTGAGAGGCCAATTGGATAGTGTCCATGATTTAAGGGCCCAAAATCAGGTTTTAAGAAGCAGTTTGGAAGGAGCCAATGCTGAGATCCAGAGGGTAAAGGGAAGCCTGCAAAATGCAAATGCTTTAAACTCCCAGACCCAGACTTTTCTGAAAGGCCATTTAGACAATGCCAGCTCTGAAATCCAGTTATTAAGAGATCATTTCAAAAGGGCACGTGATGAGATTCACTTGTTAAAAAGAGATTTAGAGACTGTCACTGCCCAGACCCAAGAAGCAAGCCACCATCTGGAGCAGACAGATGCTCAGATCCAGTTACTAAAAACAGAGCTAGAAAATGCCAATGCCTTAGATTCCAAGATTCAGGTGTTAAATGGTTATTTGAAAAATGCCAGCAGAGAGATACAGACCCTAAAACAAGGAATGAAGGCTGCTTCAGCCTTAGATTCCAAGACCCAGATGTTAGAGAGCAATCTGCAGAAGGCCAGTGCTGAGATCCAGAGGTTAAAAGGGGATCTACAGGACACCAAAACACTAACTACGAGAATCCAGGAGGAGCAGAGTCGCCTGGAGACACTCCGTGCGGCCTTTGGTTCCCAGGAGCAGCTACAGAGGACACAAA ATCAACTTCTTCAGCTGATCCTGCAAGGCTGGAATGCCTACAGCGGGAGCTTGTATTACTTTTCTCACGTCAAGAAGTCTTGGCATGAGGCTGAGCAGTTCTGTGTGTCCCAGGGAGCCCACCTGGCCTCAGTGACTTCTGAGGAGGAGCAG GAATTTCTGGTAAAGTTCACGAGTACCTCTTACCACTGGATTGGCCTCACTGACAAGGAGGGCCTCTGGCGCTGGGTGGACGGGACACCATTCAATGCTTTCCGGAGCAGAGT gttttggggCACAAATCAGCCAGACAACTGGCGGCACCAGGATGGGCAGACAGAAGACTGTGTCCATATTGAGCAGAAGTGGAATGACATGCACTGTGACACCCCCTATCACTGGGTCTGTAAGAAGCCCATCAACCAGCATGTGGCCTGA
- the FIGLA gene encoding factor in the germline alpha, translating to MEAAPAPALLSVPQAEVLEEVLREQFGPLPQLAAICRLKRLPSGGYSSTEDLQLVLERRRVANAKERERIKNLNRGFAKLKALVPFLPQSRKPSKVDILKGATEYIQVLSDVLEGAKDSERQNLDHQSYSNNVSEPPISLARDLSRNITEHASCTVGLKNEEERPWADGGSGESAHTCRQSMMSTTGVISPTRSLDRFLEVEVLSHRLPQV from the exons atGGAAGCAGCCCCCGCCCCGGCTCTCCTGAGCGTCCCGCAGGCCGAGGTGCTGGAGGAAGTGCTGCGGGAGCAGTTCGGGCCGCTGCCCCAGCTGGCCGCCATCTGCCGGCTCAAGCGGCTGCCCTCGGGCGGCTACTCCTCGACCGAGGACCTCCAGTTGGTGCTGGAGCGGCGGCGCGTGGCCAACGCTAAGGAGCGCGAACGG ataaaAAATCTCAACCGTGGTTTTGCCAAACTGAAGGCGCTTGTGCCATTTCTTCCCCAAAGCAGGAAGCCTAGCAAGGTTGATATCCTTAAAGGTGCAACTGAATACATACAAGTTCTCAGTGATGTTTTGGAAGGAGCCAAAGACTCAGAG AGACAAAATCTGGATCACCAGAGCTATAGCAACAATGTTTCTGAACCACCTATATCATTGGCTAGAGATCTATCGAGAAACATCACCGAACATGCCAGCTGTACTGTGGGCTTGAAGAACGAGGAGGAGAGGCCCTGGGCAGATGGTGGCAGTGGTGAGTCAGCACACACTTGTCGCCAGAGCATGATGTCCACGACCGGAGTTATCTCCCCAACCAGGAGTCTG